From Impatiens glandulifera chromosome 7, dImpGla2.1, whole genome shotgun sequence:
ACTTATTCCCGAGAGCAAATGTTTCAAGGTTATATGAAATGCAAATAAAAAAGTAGTTTAAGTTCAATTCGAGTTTCATATGTTCTTAAGTATACTTTCAGATTCTCAAAACCAAGAGTTGTCTGATTGGAAGAGACGGATGAATATCATTGAAGGAATTGGCAGGGGGCTTCAATACCTTCATAGAGATTCTAGGTTAAGGATCATTCATAGAGATCTAAAGGCCAGCAATATTTTACTAGACGATGATCTGAACCCAAAAATATCAGATTTTGGCATGGCGAGGATATTTGGATACAGCGAGCATCAAGCCAACACCCAAAGGGTTGTTGGAACATAGTAAGTTGATTGATAATCAATTTTCTTGGAACTATATACACATATGTATGATGGTTTTTCTTATAAGTTGAATAAATCTGTTCAGTGGTTATATGGCTCCAGAATATGCAATGGAAGGGAGATTTTCAGAGAAGTCAGATGTTTTCAGCTTTGGCATATTGTTATTAGAGATTGTAAGTGGAAGAAGGAACACAAGCTTCTACAATGACATGCAGTATTTAAGCCTACTGAGTTTGGTAAGTCCCTTTAAgattgttttcttttgtttagtACAAGCTGGTAGATAAGTTTAACTTGTACTTTATTTAATGACAGGCATGGAATTTATGGAGTGCAGGCGATGTGGGGAGCttaattgatagaaaaataCCGCAGGAGGGGTTTGTGATGGAAATATTTAGATGTATACATGTGGGGTTGTTATGCGTGCAGGAATTTGCAGATGACAGGCCTTCAGTTTCCTTGGCTCTTTCTATGTTGAGCAGCGAAATGACGAACCTTCCTCAGCCAAATCAGCCGCCGTTTTCTCAAAAGCATAACCCATCTTCTCATAGAATCTCGCCTTTGAAGACGGGATCATCTAATGAGGATGAAGAAAGATGTTCTGTGAATCAGGTAACTATTACTATGATGAATGGAAGATAGGATATATGAGTTTTATAATTTGTGTGAAAAAAATGTTCATCTTCCTTAGTGTTTGCTGGTATATATAATAGGTTCCTACTACTCCTAGTTATTATGATATATAGAATTTATGGCTAGTTACTACTCCCTAGTTATTATGATATCTAGAATTCAATGTGATGACACTCCTAAATTCTAATAGAAAATATGTGTACAATCTTCTTATCTTCACCTAATAATTCCTTTGTGATATTGACTAGACTCTATTATCACACTTGAGGACCATGAATCATAATTACGATAAgtgattgttttttaaatggttCTGGTGCGAAGACTTGAACTCATGATGTCAAAGACATGAGTTATTGTCCTCTACCTAggaatataattaaaatcgaACTGAACCAATAAAAATCGAAGAAACCAAGTTCTTGTTAGTTCATAATTTCCTATACCGAACTTAGCGACGACATACgtttttttcaataattgtttttatagtCTATTAGTAAATGATAggcataatttatttttatttatttatttttaaatatttttttaacgatTTGAATTTTGACATGcatgtctattatatatatataaaatgtttttctttacaaaatgatgatgaattagtttttatcttttagtttatttaaatatatttatttatttattaattctgtAACAATTAAACTGATCAATCAACACCCGTCAATAAAAGGAtttaagattttgaaaaatggaTCCCAATCGTTATAAAAATTGATTGAACAGAACGCTTAGATTATATGTATGCAACATGTGTGCGCAATGAGTTTATTATTGTGCTGTTTCCTAACTACAACACAAAGCAGATTCCGAAGCTAATATTCGTACTAAGTTAtgattaataaacaaaaacctTGATTAACAACAATAATCCTTccttacataattaattaagtaataattaagGCCACATGATGTGTCCCAACCATGCAACACTTAGAACTTTCAAGGGCATTGGAAGTGGGCCATCAGTGTTGGACCCAGACCCGCACACAAAGAGCAAGTCCATGATCCAATGTGGGCCCCTAACATGACCCACATTTTCTGGGACTCACCCGTATCCTATATCTTTTGTGACACATATAATCTTATTGATATAATGCTGTCGCTAAATATATTTCCAAATTAATTCCAAGGTTGGTGAAGAATCTCTGGGGTCctctataatctatatatatacctCCTCCAAAAAAATGGCTAAATGCAATGTAAATGGGAAAACAATTGGGGATGGGAATGAGATATATCATAATtcatatcttatatatatatatatatacttaaaagatgatttatttatttttgcatgataaaatttataataagacAGACAGACCCATGTGCATAAAAATGGTTTCATTAATTTTTCAGTTTTTCACTTATTATTGgaggaataaataaataatcaaacaagatGTTGATTCCAATTATTAAGAGATTTTGGAGACATTTGCATTGGGATTATATGGTGATTGATGGGGTGATTTATAGATAATAGAGTTTGGAAATTGATgttcataaatttattgaaaatttctattgggtttttttttttttataaaaagtgtGGTTGaataagataataattaatttgataaataaaactATGGTTGGATTATTACCCTTTATATTGtgagatatataaatattttttgggtataatatatatatatatatatatatatatatatatatatatatatatatatatatatatacatttaaagtTGAATTTTAAGATGAATTATACACATCTATAtagattaaaatttatatattgtatatttatGGGAGACTataaaaatttttaaagttgttttattCATTCTATGTAAAATTGGTACTAATTGTTGgtgtatttgaattttttttacaatgaTAAAGAAGTAAATTTTACAATGTCTAAGGTCTATTATCAATcacgacaaaaaaaaaatagagtaaaaAAATAGAGTACATGATAAGAAAGTATATAAAAAGCAAACAAAACTAGTCATAGTGAATACGAAacctattaatatatatttgactgCAACGTCTCTTTcgatcatatttatattttaatagctCTTATAAGCTGGTTAAAGAAAATTGTCAACAAATTTTGCCAAAAACCCggctatatttatttttaattaaaatggttTTATAACAATAACTATCAAAACCATTATAAGAAGACCAAAAGAAACAACCATTGTGAAAAGACAAGTTGACAGTGCGGTCTAATAGTCGACTCCACAAATTTATCAATGCTAACACAGAAAGAGTCGTAATAATAACATTGACTACAATATTAATTAGCCATAATGCATTTTCTCATCTATCTTTCGTTAGTCAAATTTTACGATCCTCACTCCAACCAAATTATAAGCTCAATAGTAACCTTAGACTGCCGCAAACTATTAGCTTTTTGAATGTATTTAGAATCCTCGTTATAGAGTACTCAAAAGAATACTTTGATGTGTTTCCGAATAACTTTGCTAAGCAAATAATTCACTCACTCGTCTTTTTCCGAGACAAGAGGAGGGCCTTCGTAGTCCAACGGATCGAGGTTGACATCATCGGACTAGGCCCGACTCTATCTACACTCCTCACCTAGATGAATCCATTTTTTTAACCACCATATCAATATATAAGGTAACAAGTTGCTTAAGGTGAGAAAGAATCaagtttttttagaaaaaaatattacttgtcacaagattacaaatttaatttatttgcattTTTTAGAATGTGTCTCCTCTCCCTTTTTATTTCATAGATCTCACTTTTTTGCTTTCTTAACACCCAAGCCTAAAACTAAAGAAACAAGATAACGTCATTttgtacaatttttttaaagtaactTTTGGTGATAAATTAAATCcgaattaatttaatattcttgTCATCCcacttttgaattcaaaataaggACACTTATAAATTGAGTATCTCACCCATGTGCCctaattaaagaaaacaaacaGCTGCCCTCAAATTATAGAGAAACTGACTTTTGTTTTCTCCTTACTATGTTTTACCCTTTTTCCTatcaaaatatctaaattaatttattaaaccaGATAGCTTAGttagttgaaaataaataaatattttacttaaaatataatatttgttctCCCAATGGactaaacaaataaaaagacccattcttcaaatatttatactctAGTTTTCAACCACCCTTGAATGCAaactagataatatatatatatatatatatatatatatatatatatatatatatatataaaaagagaactcaaccaaaattatttgtactttattattttataaaatgagataataatattacaatttgaaaattaattaaagtacaatatacaaagtaataataatatgaaaggAACTTCACATGAGAAAACCAAAAAAACATGTCTCTCTCAATAGAATTAATCCCTTCTCTCTTActtacttaattaataaataatataatatattgttctTGGAGTATAGTTATAATTGTCAGTAGCAGCAAGCTAAGAAAGATGTCTTGAagatcattaattaaataaaaatatttctgaTCAGCAGAAACTCCATAGCCTAATGTCCCCTTCTTCATAGACATCTTCATTAATCATCATTAGAGATGGATTATGATCATCAAAGAACAAATGATGATTatcattcatcatcatcatcatatcaTGATTATACTCTGCTGAATCATCAAATGTATTATACCATGATGGCTCATCATAATTCacattagaattagaattagatgAGACCAAAGAGATTTCTTCCTCTGGTGTGGATGGAACAGGGGACATTGAGTCATGaccagatgaagaagatgaggatgaagatgaagatggtgaagaagaagaagaggaagcagCTTCTGCAGCTAGTTTTTGAATAGATTTGGGGGACATTAAGATTGATGATTGTTGATGATGAATAGGGATTAATAATTGGTCATTGTAAGATGAAAGAGGGAAGTTTAGATTGGCTGAAGTGCCCTTAAGACATAAAAGGGCAGCATCATATGCCCTAGCAGCAGCTTCAGCAGTTGAGTAAGAACCAAGCCATATTCTTGTTTTTTGATTTGGTGCCCTTATCTCAGATACCCATGATCCCCAACTCCTCATTCTCACTCCCTTATACTTcttcttctcattcttcttcttcatgttctgggccattgttgttgttgatgatgatgaaaccCTAGATGGCAAAGATTGATCGACAACAATACTAAGATTGTTCTTCTTCATTACCATATTATAATGGGTAGATTGTCTTTTGATGAACTGATAGTTATCTAGCTTAGCTTCTTTGTGTGTGAATGAAATGGATAATTGATTTTAAGGCAAAGGGGATTGAGATTTatataagaagaagaaatattgcATGTTACTTGCAATGGGTGACAGATGTACTCcagttttaattttcaaaacagaATCCactcaattaaattatttcttttttttatgacCAAATTACCCCtgtttcttgatttttttgtaCATTACTaattgttttatcatttttttacttaGGTTTATATCCATCATCATAACCTCATTTTTAATCACCTAGAAACTTCTAGTTCCAACTAACATACtttaaaataaggaaaaaaaagaaaacagtTGAGGAACCATGTGATGAAAGAAGAAAAAGCTGGTTTGAGATGTTGGTTATTTGaggattttttatttgaattttagttggtttaataattaaaatatttgtatatatttaaaattaaaatataattaaattaaaatagaagtATTTTAATagatgaaataaatgatttaatggTTATAAAGAAACTGATTTCATCATCTCTTCTACTTTAACGACAATAAGACGTGGATATTCCCGACCTGCCTAAGGTCTTGAATTTGAACTCGTCAGACAACAAATAATGTGCTTGGTTAAATAGTTAACCCGGATTATCAcactctaaaaaaatatttcaaaacgGACCctgtaaaagaaaattttgatgtgatattacaaattaaaaaatatccaaaaaaacatataaaaagagAGATCCAACATGTAAAATTTGTTCTGACTAACTGCACATGCATCCTCCATTAAATTAAGACTTGTTCTTCAAGTAacaatttgtacattatttactatttatatatatatatatttttagtaataACTAAAAACTAAGTGggtttttgttaataattttttttttatgaagaattAACCAAAAGGGCAGTATTGTCATTTCacatacattaaatatatatcttcttGAGAAGGACGGAAACATATACATCAGATTCTGTCCTatgcagcagcagcagcttccaggatatatctttttatttattttttaaaattataaatttaaaataataaattatataaatatataataattaagaataaatataaaaagaaaagaggATGGAGGAATGACTGCAAATATAGTAAATCGTACAGGTTACTTAGCTGGATCTTCTCTGTCTCGCAGCTCCAAAAACGCGTCAtgtcttttcttctttttattttatttttatttattttttagagtCGCTTTCAGATGGGGGAGAGATATGATTAGACGTAGTtagttaattaatgatttttttaataatatttttattgtatcaTCAATGGTTTTTATTAATTGagataaattcaaataattatcttttaaaaatatttatcctataacaaattaaataaaggCTAATATATAGTACCGTACCACAATCCATGCAATGTTGCCATCACCACAACCGCTTAATTAATTTCCTATCAGTTTTATTAGACTGTCCCATTTTGTCAGTTGTTTgagatatatatattgttattttaaataattattagtttgattttaataagtttttactttttttttggttgcaaaaatgttatttggatcaaattattgaaattgtagtgtttaatttttgtaatatatgttAGAAATAATA
This genomic window contains:
- the LOC124945265 gene encoding ethylene-responsive transcription factor ERF014-like, whose product is MVMKKNNLSIVVDQSLPSRVSSSSTTTMAQNMKKKNEKKKYKGVRMRSWGSWVSEIRAPNQKTRIWLGSYSTAEAAARAYDAALLCLKGTSANLNFPLSSYNDQLLIPIHHQQSSILMSPKSIQKLAAEAASSSSSSPSSSSSSSSSSGHDSMSPVPSTPEEEISLVSSNSNSNVNYDEPSWYNTFDDSAEYNHDMMMMMNDNHHLFFDDHNPSLMMINEDVYEEGDIRLWSFC